GCGTGCTTGCGCGTGGCATGTGATGATCCCCAGCTGCAGTGACAGCGGGTGGGAACCGGTGCTGTACGTGTGTCCGGGGAGCAGACAGGACAGCGATGGCTGATTCCTGCCCACCAAACAGACACCGCTGGGGAATCCGGCCTGAGCCAGCTCCTGATGAACGAGATCACGAAGCTGCAGAGCACCGTGCAGGAGGAGCGGCGGAAAGCCCAGGAGCTCACCGTGTGGCTGCGCACCAAGGAGGACACGATCAGGGAGATGTGGGTGAGGGACAGCCTCCTCCGCAAGCACCAGGAGCGGGTGCAGAAGATGAAGGAGGAGAGGGACAGCCTGAGCAAGGAGCTGCGCAAGTGCAAGGATGAGAACTACAGCCTGGCAATGAGCTACGCCAAACAGAGCGAGGAGAAGAGCGCTGCCCTCATGAAGAACCGGGACCTGATGCTAGAGGTCAGTGACTTTTTTCCTCAAGCTTCTGCTTCTTACCTGATCCCTGGAAGGCTGCACCAGATGTGCCTTTGCCCAGAGTGGTCTGGATCAGTCCAGCATGAGTTCTGTGCATCTTCTCTAGCAGATGCCATGTCTGGTGGTCCACAGCTCAAGTTGTTCTGTGAAGAATTAACAGTTTTCCCATCATTCAAGACTGGGCCCTCTCAAAAGAGCAACTTGTTGTATCCATTTAGCACACAGGCAGGACTCCGGTCCCCAGAGCACCAAACCAcctgaggaaaacaaagctggaGAGAAATTTGCCCCATGTTTGCCTGGGGAATGGAGAGAGAACTGCTTGTGCAGGCcagagttttctgtttgttgttgaTGAGCTCTGAACCTTCTTGTAGATCGATCACTTGAAGCACAGCCTCATGAAGGCTGAGGATGACTGCAAGCTGGAGCGTAAGCACACAATGAAACTGAAGCACGCCATAGAGCAGCGTCCGAGCCATGAGGTGATGTGGGAGATCCAGCAGGAGAAGGAGTTTCTCTTGGCCAAGAATCAGGAGCTGGAGAACACTCTTCAGGTTGGTGGGGGGGTTGGAAATGGACTCCTGAGAAGTGATTGTAGCAGCCAGGAAAGCGATGGGACTGCTTTGAAGTTGTATGGGTCAGTTCTGGCTTTGTTCTCCTGAGTCAAACAGAGCACATGGCGCTGCAGGGAGGGCGTTAATATGGATTTAGATGGTTGCTTTATCTCACTTCTTTGTCCAGCAGGTTGCCAGAGAACAGAATTTGGAGAAGAGCCTCTCCAGCGAGACTCTGGAGAAGGACTGTAGCCAGCTACTAGAAGAACGGCGGGAGCTGATGAACACCATTTACAGCCTTCGCAAGGAGCTGCGGCGAGCAGAGGCGCTCCAAGACAGAGTATGTGCTGCGGTGCAAGTTCCCGCTGAGGGTCAGTGGGTAGGACAGGCAGATGAAGCACCTGCCACATCTTGCTTCTGAAAGAGAGGAGCTGCTCAGCACTAATCCCTTCTGCTGCTACTCTAGTGTCTGTGTTATAGTTTGTTGAAAAAGGCACGCTAATATTTTAGCATTCTGTGGCGTTAACTGCTGCCTGTTAATGCTTCATTATTTAACAGTCCCTGCCTCAGCCTGGAGGGTGGTGGGAGCTTTTATCTCGATTGACAGCTCAGATACATGTAAATCCAACATGTCAGCACTTCACTGAGTCATGTTGACCAACCTTTTGGTTGGCCTTGCCCCAACTGGACAGTCAGGCTGGACTTTGGTGTTGTGTGGAGGTCTGGCTGTAGTGACCTGTGGCACAGAGCAGAAGTGGGGAGAGTCCAGCTCAGGCTCTGCCCACAAACAGGTGGTTTTGACCTTGTTTCGACAGTACGcggaggaaaaagaaatgcttgAACTACAGTGCACGTCTCTGAGGAAGGACTCCCAGATGTATAAAAAACGGATTGAAGCTGTCTtgcagcagatggaggaagTGGCTGCAGAGAGAGACCAGGTGATGAAACATTCCTCTGGGAGCTTCTGCTAATTGCTGCTTCACTGCTCGGAGTGGGCAGATACTGTACTGAATGTGCTGTTGTGTGACATGTTGTGGCACGTTGTCCCTCACGCCAGGCGCTCCTGACCCGGGAACAGTTCTACATGCAGTACTCCAAGAACCTGGTGGAGAGGGACACGTACCGCAAGCAGATCCGGGAGCTGGGGGAGCGATGTGACGAAATGCAACTGCAGCTCTTCCAAAAGGAGAGTCAGTTACTGGCTACTGAAGCCAAGCTGAAGAGGTTGCAGCTGGAGCTCCCCACACCGGTACATCTGCGGGATTGTCGTCCGTGGGGTGGGTTGGGGAGCTGTGTAGGGCCAGAGCATGGCCGTTCTGAGGCCTTTGCACCAAAGCGGTTTGGATTCGGTGCCAGCTCTGTGGGTAGCCATCCCCATGCAAACACCAAGTTTAGAAAATGAACGTGATGGATCCTATTACCTCACCCTGGTTCCAGGCACAGATAAGCCAGACCGATACACGCTGAGGCTTTTTGTGTTTGGAGCACGTCCAAAGATAATGAGGGGATCCTCAACCACCAAAGAGTGAGCTCTATTTAGAGACCGTGTATGTGCCATTTGGATGAAATGGGAGCAGGGTGTGAGGGTGCTAAAGTTTTTGGAATTAAATTAGGTATACAGGGGCTTTTAATTAGCGTGGCATCTCGTGTGCTTTCTCCAAGTGGTCAGACAGGAGTGTAGGAGGGAGGAAGTCCACACTTCCCTGTTTTCTGGAGCTTTCAGTCTCCTGTTTATTCCCTTACTACCACTTCCTTGCTTATGAAGAATGATTAATTCacactggttttatttcagacCTCTGACCTGGATGATACCTCCTCCAGAGATTCCCAGGAAGTGAGTAGGGCGCCTTGTGTACCTTTTACTTTCTTTGGGGATGGGTTCAAATTCCTCAGGTGTGCTCAGTTCCCTAAGTAACAGCGGTTTTCAATCCATGGCTCAGGCTCACTTCCAGATTATCAAAAACTAGAGAGGCAGCAAAACAGACCAGGAACAGAATCTCGCTGTGTCCTGAGATTTCTAAGTGTAGGACACAGTAACGGGGTTAGTCAGCAAGGTTTGTTGAATCTAAGCAAACCAGGGGAATTGAATTGTTTTGAGTTGCTCCTGTTTCTTCCGTTCCTCCATCTGTTCCTGGCTGCTGTGAGACAGAACAAGGGGCAGTTCTCATgttcttgctttgtttctgtCCCATAGCTCACTCTTCACGGTCATCTAGATGAAGATACGCAACCAACTAAAAGTAAGG
The genomic region above belongs to Caloenas nicobarica isolate bCalNic1 chromosome 19, bCalNic1.hap1, whole genome shotgun sequence and contains:
- the CARD9 gene encoding caspase recruitment domain-containing protein 9 isoform X1; this translates as MLEEDNDETCWNNLENFRVKLISVIDPSRITPYLRQCKVINHDDEEQVLNDPSLVMRKRKAGVLLDILQRTGHKGFEAFLESLELYYPQLYKKITGKEPSRVFSTIIDTAGESGLSQLLMNEITKLQSTVQEERRKAQELTVWLRTKEDTIREMWVRDSLLRKHQERVQKMKEERDSLSKELRKCKDENYSLAMSYAKQSEEKSAALMKNRDLMLEIDHLKHSLMKAEDDCKLERKHTMKLKHAIEQRPSHEVMWEIQQEKEFLLAKNQELENTLQQVAREQNLEKSLSSETLEKDCSQLLEERRELMNTIYSLRKELRRAEALQDRYAEEKEMLELQCTSLRKDSQMYKKRIEAVLQQMEEVAAERDQALLTREQFYMQYSKNLVERDTYRKQIRELGERCDEMQLQLFQKESQLLATEAKLKRLQLELPTPTSDLDDTSSRDSQELTLHGHLDEDTQPTKNRPEGQTQQFSTPEISLPPKSPSFEECGLANEELAEKERRRMKNCFERYRRKRAMRRVPKDRHHEADWENSSDNTDTEGS
- the CARD9 gene encoding caspase recruitment domain-containing protein 9 isoform X3 gives rise to the protein MLEEDNDETCWNNLENFRVKLISVIDPSRITPYLRQCKVINHDDEEQVLNDPSLVMRKRKAGVLLDILQRTGHKGFEAFLESLELYYPQLYKKITGKEPSRVFSTIIDTAGESGLSQLLMNEITKLQSTVQEERRKAQELTVWLRTKEDTIREMWVRDSLLRKHQERVQKMKEERDSLSKELRKCKDENYSLAMSYAKQSEEKSAALMKNRDLMLEIDHLKHSLMKAEDDCKLERKHTMKLKHAIEQRPSHEVMWEIQQEKEFLLAKNQELENTLQQVAREQNLEKSLSSETLEKDCSQLLEERRELMNTIYSLRKELRRAEALQDRYAEEKEMLELQCTSLRKDSQMYKKRIEAVLQQMEEVAAERDQALLTREQFYMQYSKNLVERDTYRKQIRELGERCDEMQLQLFQKESQLLATEAKLKRLQLELPTPTSDLDDTSSRDSQELTLHGHLDEDTQPTKIRGVWLSQRGAGGKGAEEDEELLRAIPKKTSDAEGPQGPTPRGRLGEQQRQHRHRGLLSGAAPAPLFIS
- the CARD9 gene encoding caspase recruitment domain-containing protein 9 isoform X2, coding for MLEEDNDETCWNNLENFRVKLISVIDPSRITPYLRQCKVINHDDEEQVLNDPSLVMRKRKAGVLLDILQRTGHKGFEAFLESLELYYPQLYKKITGKEPSRVFSTIIDTAGESGLSQLLMNEITKLQSTVQEERRKAQELTVWLRTKEDTIREMWVRDSLLRKHQERVQKMKEERDSLSKELRKCKDENYSLAMSYAKQSEEKSAALMKNRDLMLEIDHLKHSLMKAEDDCKLERKHTMKLKHAIEQRPSHEVMWEIQQEKEFLLAKNQELENTLQVAREQNLEKSLSSETLEKDCSQLLEERRELMNTIYSLRKELRRAEALQDRYAEEKEMLELQCTSLRKDSQMYKKRIEAVLQQMEEVAAERDQALLTREQFYMQYSKNLVERDTYRKQIRELGERCDEMQLQLFQKESQLLATEAKLKRLQLELPTPTSDLDDTSSRDSQELTLHGHLDEDTQPTKNRPEGQTQQFSTPEISLPPKSPSFEECGLANEELAEKERRRMKNCFERYRRKRAMRRVPKDRHHEADWENSSDNTDTEGS